Proteins encoded within one genomic window of Amorphoplanes friuliensis DSM 7358:
- a CDS encoding type B 50S ribosomal protein L31 translates to MKTGIHPTYGYVVYRDRSADYSFLTRSTATSDKTVEWEDGNTYPVLDVDISSGSHPFWTGKQRLLDTAGRVEKFRAKYARARGEK, encoded by the coding sequence ATGAAGACTGGTATCCACCCCACCTACGGCTACGTCGTCTACCGCGACCGCAGCGCCGACTACTCGTTCCTCACCCGCTCGACGGCGACGAGCGACAAGACGGTCGAGTGGGAGGACGGGAACACCTACCCGGTCCTGGACGTCGACATCTCCAGCGGCAGCCACCCGTTCTGGACGGGCAAGCAGCGCCTGCTCGACACCGCCGGCCGCGTCGAGAAGTTCCGCGCGAAGTACGCCCGCGCCCGCGGCGAGAAGTAG
- a CDS encoding vWA domain-containing protein, whose product MSGTLDRTKLLAARYRAAIDRPYLATALFSITVVESARVPTMGVDRRWRCYVSPAFVARTPVPELAAVWIHEVAHLLRDHHGRATRLPPGTGDDHYRVNVAQDCEINDDLVADRLPLPADRVEPRTYGLRAGLVFEKYLQLLPKEVRSVDCGSGAHGVDRPWEHDDPGGVSDVEAEAIRRDTARQLRSRGDVPGGWRRWADQLLESKVDWRRQLAGAVREAVAWASGAVDYAYQRPSRRSAALRGVILPSLRRPVPRVAIVVDTSGSMGEPELAAALAEVAAVLRVVGVGGNRTTVLACDAAVQVTRSVYSAADVQLAGGGGTDLRVGVAEALRSRPHVVIVLTDGFTPWPDAPLERTRLIAGLIGAQAPEPPGWITAVRVDPTLQ is encoded by the coding sequence GTGAGCGGCACGCTGGACCGCACGAAGCTGCTCGCGGCCCGTTACCGGGCCGCGATCGACCGGCCGTACCTCGCGACGGCGCTGTTCAGCATCACGGTCGTCGAATCGGCACGGGTGCCGACGATGGGTGTGGACCGGCGGTGGCGGTGTTACGTCTCCCCCGCGTTCGTGGCGCGGACGCCGGTGCCCGAGCTGGCGGCGGTGTGGATCCACGAGGTCGCCCATCTGCTGCGCGATCATCACGGTCGCGCCACGCGGCTCCCGCCCGGCACCGGGGACGACCACTACCGGGTGAACGTCGCTCAGGACTGCGAGATCAACGACGACCTCGTCGCGGACCGCCTGCCGCTGCCCGCGGACCGGGTCGAACCCCGGACGTACGGCCTGCGTGCGGGCCTGGTCTTCGAGAAGTACCTCCAGCTCCTGCCGAAGGAGGTCCGGAGCGTCGACTGCGGTTCCGGGGCCCACGGCGTGGACCGGCCGTGGGAGCACGACGACCCGGGTGGTGTCAGCGACGTCGAGGCCGAGGCGATCCGCCGTGACACCGCCCGGCAGCTGCGGTCCCGGGGTGACGTGCCGGGCGGCTGGCGGCGCTGGGCCGACCAGCTGCTGGAGTCGAAGGTGGACTGGCGGAGGCAGCTCGCCGGTGCGGTCCGGGAGGCGGTCGCGTGGGCGAGCGGGGCGGTGGACTACGCGTACCAGCGGCCGTCACGGCGCTCGGCGGCGCTGCGGGGTGTGATCCTGCCCAGCCTGCGCCGGCCCGTGCCGCGGGTGGCCATCGTCGTGGACACCTCGGGGTCGATGGGCGAGCCGGAGCTGGCGGCGGCCCTGGCCGAGGTCGCGGCTGTGCTGCGGGTGGTCGGCGTCGGCGGCAACCGGACGACCGTGCTCGCCTGCGACGCGGCCGTGCAGGTCACCCGGTCGGTCTACAGCGCCGCCGACGTGCAGCTGGCCGGTGGGGGCGGCACGGACCTGCGTGTCGGTGTCGCCGAGGCGCTGCGGTCACGGCCGCACGTGGTCATCGTGCTGACCGACGGCTTCACACCCTGGCCGGACGCGCCGCTGGAGCGGACGCGGCTCATCGCCGGGCTGATCGGCGCACAGGCGCCCGAGCCGCCGGGCTGGATCACGGCCGTCCGGGTCGACCCGACTTTACAATGA
- a CDS encoding MFS transporter, protein MTSTPTAILTGPRPPRTLREAGVALAGLSAVFLFEMLDTSILTVALPTIGHELHASTTILQWVTGAYAVVFGGLMLAFGAIADRFGRRRVMLTGLVLLGLAALTTAFVTTAEQLIAVRVVMGIAAAMTTPGSLALAFRLFDDDGLRVRAITLISTVGLVGLAIGPTAGGLVLAVAPWQVLLLVNVPIAALAYLGIRAGIAADDPAELHRDPIDVAGALLGTVAIVLTLIAPTLFLAGGAGSWAPWATTAAAVTSAVLFVVRQRSARFPLLDLRLVAHPLVASGLAFKAAAGLATAGLGFLVTLQLQLDWGWSPALAAVGLLPQVVVLVAGGRFVSPFVQRAGLERAAWISALTVVSGLAVYALLSRFGYAWVALSLVLVAAGMRVAGVVAGTNVLRGLPGNRTTIGAALVDTSTEVASGAGIAVTGTILAALFTGDITRAGWTAQQTSEFRDSVTTAGLTLTLLAAALVAWGIVRARRGGREVAQPAQG, encoded by the coding sequence ATGACCTCGACACCGACCGCCATTCTCACCGGTCCACGACCGCCCCGGACGCTCCGGGAGGCCGGGGTCGCCCTGGCCGGCCTGTCCGCGGTGTTCCTCTTCGAAATGCTGGACACCTCGATCCTCACCGTGGCGCTGCCCACGATCGGACACGAGCTCCACGCCTCGACAACCATCCTGCAGTGGGTCACCGGCGCGTACGCCGTGGTCTTCGGTGGGTTGATGCTGGCGTTCGGCGCAATCGCCGACCGGTTCGGCCGCCGCCGCGTCATGCTCACCGGCTTGGTTCTGCTCGGCCTGGCCGCCCTGACGACAGCCTTCGTCACGACCGCTGAGCAGCTCATCGCCGTCCGCGTGGTCATGGGCATCGCCGCCGCCATGACCACACCGGGGTCGCTGGCGCTGGCCTTCCGGCTCTTCGACGACGACGGCCTCCGCGTACGGGCGATCACCCTGATCTCGACCGTGGGCCTGGTCGGGCTCGCGATCGGCCCGACCGCCGGGGGTCTGGTGCTCGCCGTCGCTCCCTGGCAGGTCCTGCTGCTGGTGAACGTGCCGATCGCCGCGCTCGCGTACCTCGGCATCCGGGCCGGCATCGCCGCCGACGACCCGGCGGAGCTACACCGTGATCCGATCGACGTCGCAGGCGCCCTGCTCGGCACCGTGGCGATCGTGCTCACGCTGATCGCACCGACCCTGTTCCTCGCCGGGGGCGCCGGGTCGTGGGCGCCCTGGGCGACCACCGCGGCAGCCGTCACGAGCGCGGTTCTCTTCGTCGTGCGCCAGCGCTCGGCGCGCTTCCCGCTGCTCGACCTCCGGCTCGTCGCGCACCCGCTGGTGGCGAGCGGTCTGGCGTTCAAGGCGGCGGCCGGGCTGGCCACCGCCGGCCTCGGCTTCCTGGTGACGCTGCAACTTCAGCTCGACTGGGGCTGGTCGCCGGCCCTCGCCGCGGTCGGCCTGCTGCCACAGGTTGTCGTCCTCGTGGCGGGTGGCCGGTTCGTCAGCCCGTTCGTGCAACGGGCCGGCCTCGAGCGGGCCGCCTGGATCAGCGCCCTCACGGTCGTCTCCGGCCTCGCGGTCTACGCTCTGCTGAGCCGTTTCGGGTACGCGTGGGTCGCGCTCTCCCTGGTCCTGGTCGCGGCCGGGATGCGTGTGGCCGGTGTGGTCGCCGGAACGAACGTGCTCCGTGGTCTGCCCGGGAACCGCACCACGATCGGCGCGGCCCTCGTCGACACCTCCACCGAGGTGGCCTCCGGCGCCGGCATCGCGGTCACCGGCACCATCCTTGCGGCGCTGTTCACCGGCGACATCACCCGGGCGGGCTGGACCGCCCAGCAGACGTCGGAGTTCCGCGACTCAGTCACGACGGCCGGCCTCACGCTCACGCTGCTGGCCGCGGCGCTGGTCGCCTGGGGCATCGTCCGAGCGCGTCGCGGCGGCCGGGAAGTCGCGCAGCCCGCGCAGGGGTGA
- a CDS encoding CobW family GTP-binding protein codes for MSTRPITTVAPSPVDRRPRVTVLAGFSPHATEAVARSLLVTDPRLLLVRHDLTRVRDGHVRRIVRTATTLLEDETVHLVHGCVACTLSEDVLPTLVRLSRTHPASDVILALPGVVEPESLARCAAGAPVRFDSYVTVVEADGFLDELSTTDDLRDRGLHAADEDRRSVASVVARQVEYADTIVVWGRPDHRTETMLHHLAPWATQLRVGDTTTIDCTGLAARVRGTGRHDPRKPGLLGRALEGYPIGVHDPGDSMLFRARRPFHPQRLFDALPELTGEALRGRGQLWLATQPDVAIGWESAGGGISLTSLGYWLDALDAERWDEASDLRRLAADLDWDPYHGDRRTVLAFIGLDGDADDLTARLTDCLITDDELAGGSEARAGISDPFAGFFPVDPEED; via the coding sequence ATGAGCACCCGTCCGATCACCACCGTCGCGCCGTCGCCGGTCGACCGCCGCCCGCGGGTCACCGTGCTCGCCGGCTTCTCCCCGCACGCCACCGAGGCCGTCGCCCGGAGCCTCCTCGTCACCGATCCGCGCCTGCTCCTGGTCCGGCACGACCTGACCCGGGTACGCGACGGCCACGTCCGCCGCATCGTCCGCACCGCCACCACGCTGCTCGAGGACGAGACCGTCCACCTCGTGCACGGGTGCGTCGCCTGCACGCTGAGCGAGGACGTCCTGCCCACCCTGGTACGCCTGAGCCGTACCCATCCCGCCTCTGACGTGATCCTGGCCCTGCCCGGCGTGGTGGAGCCGGAATCCCTCGCCCGCTGCGCCGCCGGTGCACCCGTCCGCTTCGACTCCTACGTCACCGTGGTCGAGGCGGACGGTTTTCTCGACGAGCTCAGCACCACCGACGACCTGCGGGACCGGGGTCTGCACGCGGCCGACGAGGACCGCCGCAGCGTCGCCTCGGTCGTGGCCCGCCAGGTCGAGTACGCCGACACGATCGTCGTCTGGGGCCGCCCCGACCACCGCACCGAGACGATGCTGCACCACCTCGCCCCGTGGGCGACCCAGCTCCGCGTCGGCGACACGACGACCATCGACTGCACGGGTCTCGCCGCCCGCGTCCGGGGCACCGGCCGGCACGATCCGCGGAAACCGGGCCTGCTGGGACGGGCCCTGGAGGGCTACCCGATCGGTGTGCACGACCCCGGCGACTCGATGCTGTTCCGGGCGCGGCGCCCGTTCCACCCGCAGCGGCTCTTCGACGCGCTGCCGGAGCTCACCGGGGAGGCGTTGCGGGGCCGGGGGCAGCTGTGGCTCGCCACCCAGCCGGACGTGGCCATCGGCTGGGAGTCCGCCGGTGGTGGCATCTCGCTGACGAGCCTGGGCTACTGGCTCGACGCCCTCGACGCCGAGCGGTGGGACGAGGCGAGCGACCTGCGGCGTCTGGCGGCGGATCTCGACTGGGACCCGTACCACGGCGACCGGCGTACCGTGCTGGCCTTCATCGGCCTGGACGGCGACGCCGACGACCTCACCGCACGGCTGACCGACTGCTTGATCACAGACGACGAACTCGCGGGCGGATCCGAGGCCCGGGCCGGAATATCCGACCCCTTCGCAGGCTTCTTCCCCGTGGATCCCGAGGAGGACTGA
- a CDS encoding AAA family ATPase yields MSALDGADALIAATRAHRTEPSADPRVEALALAVSANLPVLLWGEPGIGKSATLQQLATGLGLPMETVIASVHEPSDFAGLPIVGDSPATDGVPMAPPDWAVRLARTGSGLVFFDELSSAPPAVQAALLRVVLERRVGSLQLPDPVRVVAAANPPTSAADGWHLAPPLANRFVHLQWTHDPRTVARGLAGTWPAVTVPTVRPERARTSLARARGALAGFLTARPGLTHHLPEDAESRGGAWPSPRTWEMVLRLLTFHYSARTSTSALALAVAGAVGPGAGMEFVSYLENLDLPDPERVLADPSAFELPGRGDRQLAFLTAVIAAVQAEATRPRWEAGWVVLQKAVDAGVPDVAARAAADLAALREPQWPVPATVDAFIDVLSLSGRLPG; encoded by the coding sequence GTGAGCGCGCTCGACGGCGCCGACGCCCTGATCGCGGCCACGCGGGCGCACCGCACCGAACCGTCCGCCGATCCGCGGGTGGAGGCGCTGGCGCTGGCCGTCTCGGCGAACCTGCCCGTGTTGTTGTGGGGTGAGCCGGGCATCGGCAAGTCGGCGACGTTGCAGCAGCTCGCGACGGGTCTGGGACTGCCGATGGAGACCGTCATCGCCAGCGTGCACGAGCCGTCGGACTTCGCCGGGCTGCCCATCGTCGGGGACTCCCCCGCGACCGACGGGGTGCCGATGGCGCCGCCGGACTGGGCGGTACGCCTCGCCCGTACCGGATCGGGCCTGGTGTTCTTCGACGAGTTGTCGTCGGCGCCGCCGGCGGTGCAGGCCGCGCTGTTGCGGGTGGTCCTGGAGCGCCGGGTCGGGAGCCTGCAGCTGCCGGATCCCGTTCGCGTGGTCGCGGCGGCGAATCCACCGACGAGCGCGGCCGACGGCTGGCATCTGGCACCGCCGCTGGCCAACCGCTTCGTCCATCTGCAGTGGACACACGATCCGCGGACCGTCGCGCGCGGCCTGGCGGGCACGTGGCCCGCGGTGACCGTTCCGACGGTACGCCCGGAGCGCGCCCGGACGTCCCTGGCCCGCGCCCGGGGTGCACTCGCGGGCTTCCTCACCGCACGGCCCGGCCTCACGCATCATCTGCCGGAGGACGCGGAGTCGCGCGGTGGCGCCTGGCCGTCGCCGCGCACCTGGGAGATGGTGCTGCGCCTGCTGACGTTCCATTACAGCGCCCGGACCAGCACGAGTGCGCTGGCGCTGGCCGTCGCGGGTGCGGTCGGTCCCGGCGCCGGGATGGAGTTCGTCAGCTACCTGGAAAATCTGGATCTGCCCGACCCGGAACGGGTGCTGGCCGATCCGTCGGCGTTCGAACTGCCCGGTCGTGGTGACCGGCAGCTCGCGTTCCTGACCGCGGTGATCGCGGCCGTGCAGGCCGAGGCGACCCGCCCGCGGTGGGAGGCCGGCTGGGTGGTGCTGCAGAAGGCCGTCGACGCCGGGGTGCCGGACGTGGCGGCACGGGCGGCCGCCGACCTGGCCGCGCTGCGCGAGCCGCAGTGGCCGGTGCCGGCGACCGTCGACGCGTTCATCGACGTGCTGTCGCTGTCGGGCCGCCTGCCCGGGTGA
- a CDS encoding TetR/AcrR family transcriptional regulator: MPRTSARGGPQTRARILEVANRMFLERGYDAVTVAEVAKEAGVSSVTVFKHFPRKEDLFLDRAADAVELLRSAVRDRAPGTDVLTSLRDSTFRLLDARHPLSGIDGRSVPFFRTVAESPALVSRAREIAAELQRTLSEELDDDPAYEGDAALLAAFFLAGYITVLVGTARRLIAGEQADALLDDHRARFERLFEALRGGV, from the coding sequence ATGCCCAGGACAAGTGCGCGGGGCGGGCCGCAGACGCGTGCGCGGATCTTGGAGGTCGCGAACCGGATGTTCCTCGAGCGCGGTTATGACGCGGTCACGGTCGCCGAGGTCGCGAAGGAGGCCGGCGTCTCGAGCGTGACGGTGTTCAAGCACTTCCCGCGCAAGGAGGACCTCTTCCTGGACCGCGCGGCCGACGCCGTCGAGCTCCTGCGGTCGGCGGTGCGGGACCGTGCCCCCGGCACCGACGTGCTGACGTCCCTGCGGGACTCGACGTTCCGGCTTCTCGACGCGCGGCACCCGCTCTCGGGCATCGACGGCCGGTCCGTGCCGTTCTTCCGGACCGTGGCGGAGTCGCCCGCGCTGGTCTCACGCGCCCGCGAGATCGCCGCCGAGCTGCAGCGGACCCTGTCCGAGGAGCTCGACGACGATCCCGCCTACGAGGGTGATGCGGCGCTGCTCGCCGCGTTCTTCCTCGCCGGCTACATCACCGTGCTGGTGGGGACCGCGCGCCGGCTCATCGCCGGGGAGCAGGCGGATGCGCTGCTGGACGACCACCGCGCACGCTTCGAGAGGCTGTTCGAGGCCCTGCGCGGCGGCGTCTGA
- a CDS encoding mycothiol transferase, with product MDTTITEPSMTAGEAEMLLFALERSRATFAWKTGGLDAAALSRTFPPSTMTIGGLVKHLAAVEEKYTNLFFSADPVLPDWFPPDLGADPQWEWTTAADHSPEELYAIWESAVEKSREVLTALLADGGPGRASYYDTGTGESPNLRRALVDLHDEYARHVGHADLFREAIDGVVGEDPPQG from the coding sequence ATGGACACCACGATCACCGAGCCGTCGATGACCGCCGGCGAGGCCGAGATGCTGCTCTTCGCGCTGGAACGCTCGCGGGCGACGTTCGCCTGGAAGACCGGGGGCCTGGACGCGGCCGCGCTGAGCCGGACGTTCCCGCCGTCCACGATGACGATCGGTGGCCTGGTCAAGCACCTCGCCGCCGTCGAGGAGAAGTACACCAACCTGTTCTTCAGCGCCGACCCCGTGCTGCCGGACTGGTTCCCGCCGGACCTGGGCGCCGACCCGCAGTGGGAGTGGACGACAGCCGCCGACCACTCCCCCGAGGAGCTGTACGCGATCTGGGAGAGCGCCGTCGAGAAGTCCCGCGAGGTGCTGACCGCACTGCTCGCCGACGGCGGCCCGGGCCGGGCGTCCTACTACGACACCGGCACCGGCGAGTCGCCCAACCTGCGGCGCGCGCTGGTCGACCTGCACGACGAGTACGCCCGCCACGTGGGCCACGCCGACCTGTTCCGCGAGGCGATCGACGGGGTCGTCGGGGAGGACCCGCCGCAGGGCTGA